A segment of the Cutaneotrichosporon cavernicola HIS019 DNA, chromosome: 6 genome:
CAAGTCGAGCGCGGATACGTCAATGCCGCGAGGGCATATTACGAAACTGGAATGAGGCGGTACGGGCGTGCATTGGGCCTAATCCGCGCACGCGCAACCGACAAGCCCGACCTCATCGGTGTTATTGGCCCCGAAGAGAAACCCGCCAAGGCAATGTACTCGCGCCTGCAGTATGCGGATCTggacggggagggcgaggctgCAGCAGTCGTCCTCGCATAccaggccgacgacgtgaAATACGCTCTCCCCGTCGAGGCCGTGTTCCGTtccctcggcctcgtggTTCTCGACAACGCCTCGGCCGAGTTTACTTTCATTGTTCGATTCTTTTCTCGCCCAGCCCTACGCCGAAGCGCGGAAGGGTCCCCTCTTGACTCGCCTGTTCTTGGACCGGTATCTGACGCTGGCCGGAGTAGGCTGAGCACACATCGACGTACGCCGGAGCCCGAGttgcgcgacgccgagcgaATCTGGCACGAAGTTCTCGACGCTGGTCTCGAGAGCGCGACTGCTCTGTTTAAGGAGTGTATCGCCACTCCACCACCCGCGATCCCGCTTCTCACCATGATCCGCGCGAACGACCGCCTGATATCCATCGCTGAGGGACGCGGAGCTCTTCCCCTCATTCCCTACCTCACAGGATGGAAGATGACCCTCTGGCCGCTGTACCGCAAGGCTATGGACGCGCATATCGAGAGTCTGCGGGCGCTTGCGAACGAGGCGGAGGGTAAGGGCCTCGCGGGGGTGTTTGGCAAGGgcgtcaaggacgccgcGGTGCGTGTTGTGGCCGTGCGGTACGCGGCGCTGTTTGCTTGTGTTGTTGCGTtgagcgacgaggccgaggaggccatgATGTTCTCGAGGTTGGTCGCCACCAAGGAGggcgctgacatcagtaTGACGCGCCTCCGCGCCGAACTTACCCGCCTCGTCCAGATACAGGCTGGTAAGATCAAGGACGTGCCGGCGCGCCACTCGttcctctcctccatctACGAGGCAGTCATGCACGAGCTCGTGGCTG
Coding sequences within it:
- the VPS52 gene encoding uncharacterized protein (Suppressor of action mutation 2-like protein) — protein: MSTATPPPRGSSMQVNLDSPGPSRQPSPPPPPPLPDPLLDEADEDADRELFLRRQKEYTDLERSVEASAELLTSLAGYLTTFQDNLGEVSGQIADLQARSDEIERELKGRRVILPPLNALLSDLIIPTSLVLTIRDTEPSANPQMWLQAIAELEDKMGAVKSRGTKVKGARELESLVDALALKALHTLPPFLLTLIRPLRSASKGLSTNLAVMQTSLLLKYQPFYAFLLRQSPRHAKQVERGYVNAARAYYETGMRRYGRALGLIRARATDKPDLIGVIGPEEKPAKAMYSRLQYADLDGEGEAAAVVLAYQADDVKYALPVEAVFRSLGLVVLDNASAEFTFIVRFFSRPALRRSAEGSPLDSPVLGPVSDAGRSRLSTHRRTPEPELRDAERIWHEVLDAGLESATALFKECIATPPPAIPLLTMIRANDRLISIAEGRGALPLIPYLTGWKMTLWPLYRKAMDAHIESLRALANEAEGKGLAGVFGKGVKDAAVRVVAVRYAALFACVVALSDEAEEAMMFSRLVATKEGADISMTRLRAELTRLVQIQAGKIKDVPARHSFLSSIYEAVMHELVAGPGAPTHPRLQAELSFFRTREEEARRRIAAQ